A genome region from Patescibacteria group bacterium includes the following:
- a CDS encoding DUF5652 family protein, with amino-acid sequence MDFSSFVSTAPNITGAQGFALGFIVLWSVVWKGLALWRAARRNEPGWFVPLLAINTVGIFEIIYYFCIAKSDKKK; translated from the coding sequence ATGGATTTTAGCTCATTCGTTTCGACCGCGCCCAACATTACTGGGGCGCAAGGATTCGCTCTCGGGTTTATAGTACTATGGTCCGTCGTCTGGAAAGGTCTAGCTCTCTGGCGAGCGGCTCGGAGAAACGAGCCAGGTTGGTTTGTCCCCCTTCTCGCCATCAACACAGTTGGTATTTTCGAAATTATTTACTATTTCTGCATTGCCAAGTCGGATAAGAAGAAATAA
- the heR gene encoding heliorhodopsin HeR — protein sequence MEEKFRKLRKFNIFMACLHFAQAVVMLILATDMKVSVFTSFLKFDMATESLIPDPKVWFNIPLVALIVSFLFISSLAHLMVSLPKINDWYNKNLAKGANYARWIEYAFSSSIMILVISMLVGISDISALIPIFFVNAAMILFGWMMELHNQTTSKVNWASFIFGCIAGIAPWLVIALYLWSPGSASNPPTFVYWIFFSIFLFFNVFAINQVLQYKKVGRWSDYLYGERAYIILSLVAKSLLAWQVFAGTLRP from the coding sequence ATGGAAGAGAAGTTTCGAAAATTGAGAAAGTTTAACATTTTTATGGCCTGCTTACATTTCGCTCAGGCAGTTGTGATGCTGATATTGGCCACTGACATGAAAGTTTCGGTCTTTACCTCATTTCTCAAATTTGACATGGCAACAGAAAGTCTAATCCCTGATCCAAAAGTTTGGTTCAATATCCCACTGGTCGCCCTCATTGTCTCATTCCTTTTTATTTCTTCCTTGGCCCACTTAATGGTTTCTCTGCCCAAGATCAACGATTGGTACAACAAAAACTTGGCCAAAGGCGCAAATTATGCACGTTGGATTGAGTACGCTTTTAGCTCCTCAATCATGATCTTGGTAATCAGTATGTTGGTCGGAATCTCCGACATTTCGGCCCTGATCCCAATCTTCTTCGTCAATGCGGCTATGATTCTGTTTGGTTGGATGATGGAGCTTCACAATCAGACTACTAGCAAGGTCAATTGGGCATCATTCATCTTCGGTTGTATCGCTGGAATTGCCCCATGGCTTGTGATCGCTCTCTATCTTTGGAGCCCGGGAAGCGCTTCAAATCCTCCAACATTTGTCTATTGGATTTTCTTTTCAATTTTCCTTTTCTTCAATGTTTTTGCTATCAATCAAGTTCTCCAGTACAAGAAAGTGGGCCGTTGGAGCGACTATTTGTATGGAGAGAGAGCGTATATTATTCTTTCGCTCGTTGCAAAATCTCTCCTCGCCTGGCAGGTTTTCGCCGGCACATTGAGACCATAA
- a CDS encoding undecaprenyl-diphosphate phosphatase: MGSLQGLTEFLPISSSGHLVLVPYVFNWNYQGKAFDVALHAGTAFAIVVFFWRDWLDIFKKAFSRRARVEGETIKKYPDNILWQILVASIPAVIVGLLLDKFAADYLNSTLFVTANLALFGILLWYVDKKSKSDLTPQKLTYKKSFLIGLSQSLALIPGVSRSGITLTAARWMGMPRAEAARFSFLLATPTIVGAFLMKIATIEKGGLDITFWLGVIAATVFGLLAIKFLLNYLKNSDLSIFMWYRIIAALIVLGIYLARLN; encoded by the coding sequence TTGGGTTCCTTACAAGGCCTGACCGAGTTCCTACCAATCTCTTCTTCTGGTCATTTAGTTTTGGTTCCTTACGTTTTCAATTGGAATTACCAAGGCAAGGCTTTTGATGTCGCCCTACATGCTGGGACTGCCTTTGCTATAGTCGTTTTTTTCTGGCGAGATTGGCTGGACATATTCAAGAAGGCATTCTCCAGAAGAGCTCGAGTCGAGGGTGAAACAATCAAAAAATACCCGGACAATATCCTGTGGCAAATTTTGGTTGCCTCAATTCCTGCGGTGATTGTCGGGCTTCTTCTGGACAAATTTGCCGCTGACTATTTAAATTCAACCCTTTTCGTTACAGCGAATCTAGCGCTGTTTGGTATTTTGCTTTGGTATGTAGACAAAAAATCAAAGTCTGATTTGACTCCACAGAAACTAACTTACAAAAAGTCTTTTCTCATCGGTTTGTCACAATCACTCGCTCTAATTCCTGGAGTTTCCAGATCGGGGATTACACTGACTGCGGCTCGATGGATGGGGATGCCACGCGCGGAAGCGGCTCGTTTTTCATTTTTGTTAGCTACTCCTACAATCGTCGGCGCTTTCTTGATGAAGATCGCTACTATCGAAAAGGGGGGGCTTGATATCACTTTCTGGCTTGGCGTTATTGCGGCAACGGTATTTGGTCTTTTGGCTATTAAATTTCTACTCAATTATCTCAAAAACAGCGATCTCTCCATATTCATGTGGTACAGAATTATCGCCGCTCTCATAGTTTTGGGAATATATTTGGCTCGTCTGAACTAA
- a CDS encoding LysM peptidoglycan-binding domain-containing protein → MAILEPENVPATSGERQKTHRANILSLVKIFLDPISKICKKLFFVVRSATQIIVQIFTSNRYLPHFAMVAILSLATFSNIGQTVQAKTIENQLVSVDRADGQSIVSTVDQFTPLINGDGHIVEIADSSLASSGGFISSSASVETQLTARVEPDPDNSNETIYYIVKTGDTLSGLGMKFSVKIATIKYLNDITGTNTIKPNQKLKIPEKNYEVSAALIAKKENAEKAKVAAKNAAKVTATAKAQAPAKKQYYGTINGVRYVERSYGQCYTYVVSQGYAVSGHVLAKWIPTNSSTPRAGGLVVTNESWAGHVAIVTSVNDDGTFNLRERNYASGWITERTLRSDDGVIKGFAN, encoded by the coding sequence ATGGCTATTTTGGAACCAGAAAACGTTCCTGCAACTTCCGGGGAGCGTCAAAAAACTCATCGCGCCAATATACTCAGCTTAGTAAAAATCTTTCTTGATCCCATAAGTAAGATCTGCAAAAAGCTTTTTTTTGTAGTTCGCTCTGCTACTCAAATAATTGTGCAAATTTTCACGAGCAACCGTTATCTGCCCCACTTCGCTATGGTAGCAATTCTTAGCCTTGCAACATTTTCCAACATTGGCCAAACAGTTCAGGCGAAAACCATTGAAAATCAGCTCGTCAGCGTCGACCGGGCCGACGGCCAATCAATAGTCTCTACAGTGGACCAATTCACTCCTCTGATCAATGGGGATGGCCATATTGTGGAAATTGCTGATTCCAGCCTAGCCTCATCGGGCGGTTTCATAAGTAGCAGTGCTTCCGTTGAGACACAGTTAACCGCAAGAGTGGAACCAGATCCCGATAACTCGAATGAGACAATATATTATATCGTGAAAACAGGAGACACACTCTCTGGTCTCGGCATGAAATTCAGCGTCAAGATTGCGACTATTAAATACCTAAATGATATAACAGGCACAAACACGATCAAACCGAACCAGAAACTCAAAATTCCAGAGAAAAATTACGAGGTTTCTGCCGCCCTGATCGCCAAAAAGGAGAATGCCGAGAAAGCAAAAGTGGCAGCCAAAAATGCGGCCAAGGTGACTGCGACGGCAAAAGCACAAGCACCAGCCAAAAAACAATACTATGGCACTATCAACGGAGTTCGCTATGTAGAACGTTCATATGGCCAATGCTATACCTATGTCGTATCCCAAGGTTATGCTGTTAGCGGCCATGTCCTGGCTAAATGGATACCGACTAATTCTTCGACACCAAGAGCTGGCGGACTAGTCGTGACCAATGAAAGCTGGGCCGGTCACGTCGCGATTGTGACTTCAGTCAACGACGATGGCACCTTCAATTTGAGAGAACGAAACTACGCCTCTGGCTGGATTACGGAGAGAACATTGAGAAGCGACGACGGGGTGATCAAGGGATTCGCAAATTAG
- a CDS encoding ABC transporter permease codes for MNFFDYIRLAIRNLSRQKSRTFLTIMATTVGSLSLILMISILISVRQSLMDSFSAMGAFNLVTLVQDADNLENVSLISSGNWNTDSGAKKIDDTTLIEVKKIAHVESATPTMGAWVKKIKLDGFDKKSQESSLLGYLPDSSVFDLPLLAGRKLQNEDLDKIVVGGYFTSYYGFNSNPKDLIGKKVSLYMQGNYPDWGEKPPVPPQGADKSWWDDQQNKDIIVAAEIVGVVDNGAMDDKQNYISMDWVKRLTTSVRWENDETAMKACQEQQRYSNDKSNNNGDICSESSEMKLVKDSNSYDRNGYGSIIMKIDNKDNSKAVGEQITKMGYGAVTAESMVAKINQIFTMVSIILGVIGGISLFVAAIGIINTMVMATFERIREIGVMRACGATRAAIRRLFTFEAAMLGFWGGVFGLSISFGLVRLAKILVTKYGADLGNIPVDNIGNFPWWLVLGAISFTTLVGLLSGLGPAIKAARMNPVDALRYE; via the coding sequence ATGAATTTTTTTGATTATATACGTCTGGCTATCCGGAATTTGTCCCGCCAAAAATCTCGTACTTTCTTAACAATAATGGCAACGACCGTCGGCTCGCTCTCGTTGATTTTGATGATCTCCATCCTAATATCAGTCCGCCAATCGCTGATGGACTCGTTTTCGGCTATGGGAGCGTTTAATCTAGTAACGTTAGTCCAAGATGCCGATAATCTCGAAAATGTGAGTTTGATTTCATCTGGTAACTGGAATACAGACAGCGGCGCCAAGAAGATCGACGATACAACCCTAATTGAGGTCAAGAAAATTGCTCATGTCGAAAGCGCTACCCCGACGATGGGAGCTTGGGTCAAGAAAATTAAGCTTGATGGATTTGACAAGAAGAGCCAGGAATCGAGTTTGCTCGGGTACCTGCCTGATTCGAGCGTATTTGACCTTCCCCTCCTGGCTGGCCGTAAACTTCAAAACGAAGATCTCGATAAAATTGTAGTTGGTGGGTATTTCACCAGTTATTATGGGTTTAACAGTAATCCCAAGGATTTGATCGGCAAGAAGGTCTCACTCTACATGCAGGGAAATTATCCAGATTGGGGCGAGAAGCCACCAGTGCCGCCGCAAGGTGCTGACAAGTCTTGGTGGGACGATCAGCAGAACAAAGATATTATTGTCGCGGCTGAGATCGTGGGCGTGGTCGATAATGGCGCCATGGATGACAAGCAAAACTATATCTCGATGGATTGGGTCAAACGATTGACGACTTCTGTCCGATGGGAAAATGATGAAACGGCCATGAAGGCTTGCCAAGAACAACAGAGATACAGCAACGATAAAAGCAACAACAATGGGGACATTTGTAGCGAATCTAGCGAAATGAAGTTGGTTAAGGATTCCAATAGTTACGACCGCAACGGATACGGCTCGATCATAATGAAAATCGACAACAAAGACAATTCCAAGGCCGTTGGCGAACAAATTACAAAAATGGGCTATGGCGCGGTCACTGCAGAAAGCATGGTCGCCAAGATAAATCAGATTTTCACTATGGTCAGCATCATCCTAGGCGTGATCGGCGGGATCTCACTCTTCGTGGCCGCGATTGGTATCATCAACACCATGGTGATGGCTACTTTCGAGCGAATCCGCGAAATCGGTGTGATGAGGGCCTGCGGTGCTACCAGAGCGGCAATTCGCAGACTCTTTACTTTCGAAGCGGCCATGCTTGGATTCTGGGGAGGCGTATTTGGCCTGTCGATCAGCTTTGGCCTCGTCCGTCTAGCAAAAATTTTGGTCACGAAATATGGTGCCGATCTCGGTAATATTCCGGTCGATAATATCGGCAATTTCCCCTGGTGGCTCGTCCTCGGTGCGATTTCTTTTACAACTCTCGTCGGACTTCTTTCCGGGCTCGGGCCAGCAATCAAAGCCGCCCGGATGAATCCGGTCGACGCATTAAGATACGAATAA
- a CDS encoding ABC transporter ATP-binding protein, translating into MIELNNISRVYELGGEKIFALDHIDFKIDKGEFIAIVGPSGSGKSTLANIIGGLDIPDEGEVLVDDQNISKVSDTVLSNYRNKKVGFIFQSFNLQPNYTALENVMIPLIFAGISSAERKKRATDCLKAVGLEDRMNHRPTQLSGGQRQRVCIARALANNPEIIIADEPTGNLDSRKGAEVVEILKTLNSKLGVTLIIITHDIAVARQAKRVITIKDGKIV; encoded by the coding sequence ATGATTGAACTAAATAACATCTCAAGGGTTTACGAGCTCGGTGGAGAGAAGATTTTTGCTTTGGACCATATAGATTTCAAAATCGACAAAGGTGAATTTATCGCCATTGTTGGTCCTTCTGGTTCTGGCAAATCGACCTTGGCCAATATTATTGGTGGGCTTGATATTCCAGACGAAGGCGAAGTATTGGTCGATGACCAAAATATTTCGAAAGTTAGCGACACTGTGCTTTCTAATTATCGCAACAAGAAAGTCGGGTTCATTTTCCAATCCTTCAATCTACAACCAAACTATACAGCGCTCGAGAATGTGATGATCCCTCTGATTTTCGCCGGTATTTCCTCCGCCGAACGCAAGAAGCGAGCGACAGATTGCTTGAAAGCGGTCGGCCTCGAAGATCGGATGAATCACCGACCAACCCAACTATCAGGCGGGCAACGCCAGCGCGTATGTATCGCTAGAGCTTTGGCCAACAATCCTGAGATTATAATTGCAGACGAGCCAACCGGAAATCTCGACTCTCGAAAAGGTGCTGAGGTCGTAGAAATATTGAAAACTCTAAATTCGAAGTTGGGGGTGACGCTGATCATCATCACCCACGATATTGCTGTGGCTAGACAAGCAAAACGAGTAATTACTATTAAAGACGGCAAGATAGTCTAA